One Halostagnicola kamekurae DNA segment encodes these proteins:
- a CDS encoding NADP-dependent oxidoreductase — protein MASTRQWHLASRPVGEPTRDAFELVTVERPEPEDGEVLIETHYQSVDPYMRGRMRDAESYAEPWDVGEPMKASVVGEVLESNYDGLEAGDIVTGDLLWAEHAVAHGDELRRVNPALAPVSTALGVLGMPGVTAYFGLLDVGEPKPGDTVVVSAAAGAVGSVVGQLAQIAGARVVGTAGSDEKVDWLTDDLGFDAAINYRETDDLGAALEETCPDGIDVYFDNVGGPITDAVWPRLNLRARVAVCGQIALYNETDVPTGPRKLATLIEKRARVEGLLVGDYEGRWGEALERLAGFIDSGELEYREEVVEGFENAPDAFLGLFEGENIGKQLVKVSD, from the coding sequence ATGGCATCCACCAGACAGTGGCACCTCGCGAGCCGCCCAGTCGGCGAGCCGACCCGCGACGCCTTCGAGTTGGTCACCGTCGAGCGCCCGGAGCCCGAGGATGGAGAGGTCCTGATCGAAACGCACTACCAGTCGGTCGACCCCTATATGCGCGGCCGGATGCGCGACGCCGAATCCTACGCGGAGCCGTGGGACGTCGGCGAACCGATGAAAGCCAGCGTCGTCGGCGAGGTTCTCGAGTCGAACTACGACGGACTCGAGGCCGGCGATATCGTCACTGGAGACCTGCTGTGGGCCGAACACGCGGTCGCCCACGGAGACGAACTCCGACGCGTCAACCCGGCTCTCGCGCCCGTCTCGACCGCCCTCGGTGTGCTCGGAATGCCCGGCGTGACGGCGTACTTCGGCCTGCTCGACGTGGGCGAGCCGAAGCCGGGCGACACCGTCGTCGTCTCCGCGGCGGCAGGCGCGGTCGGCTCCGTCGTCGGCCAGCTCGCACAGATCGCGGGCGCACGCGTCGTCGGGACCGCCGGCAGCGACGAAAAAGTCGACTGGCTCACCGACGACCTCGGCTTCGACGCGGCGATCAACTACCGCGAGACGGACGACCTCGGGGCCGCGCTCGAGGAGACCTGCCCGGACGGCATCGACGTCTACTTCGACAACGTCGGCGGTCCGATCACCGACGCCGTCTGGCCCCGGCTGAACCTCCGCGCTCGAGTCGCCGTCTGCGGACAGATCGCGCTGTACAACGAGACCGACGTGCCGACCGGTCCTAGAAAGCTCGCGACGCTCATCGAAAAACGAGCGCGCGTCGAAGGCCTGCTGGTCGGCGATTACGAGGGGCGCTGGGGCGAAGCGCTCGAGCGTCTCGCCGGGTTCATCGATTCCGGTGAACTCGAGTACCGAGAAGAGGTCGTCGAGGGATTCGAAAACGCGCCCGACGCGTTCCTCGGGCTGTTCGAGGGCGAGAACATCGGCAAGCAACTCGTGAAAGTGTCCGACTGA
- a CDS encoding cupin domain-containing protein yields MSYETAHKTDPESILPEESGGMWFLKEDLGTQELGISILELEPGVSGKAHDETHTGQEEVYYVVDGTVTVDLDDESVTLETDEALRIDTEVQRQIHNEGDESAKLVLVGAPL; encoded by the coding sequence ATGTCCTACGAGACCGCTCACAAGACCGATCCCGAATCGATCCTTCCGGAAGAAAGCGGCGGCATGTGGTTTCTCAAGGAGGATCTCGGGACCCAGGAGCTCGGCATTTCGATCCTCGAGCTCGAGCCCGGCGTTAGTGGGAAGGCCCACGACGAAACCCACACCGGTCAGGAGGAGGTGTACTACGTCGTCGACGGGACGGTAACGGTCGATCTCGACGACGAGTCGGTGACCCTCGAGACGGACGAGGCGCTTCGAATCGACACCGAAGTGCAGCGACAGATCCACAACGAGGGCGACGAATCGGCGAAGCTCGTTCTCGTCGGTGCGCCCCTGTAA
- the mptA gene encoding GTP cyclohydrolase MptA has translation MSQQLPDVQATAPDVTVGLNQVGVTGVEKLVKIARTGKRPLVLTAEFEVFVDLPSWRKGADMSRNMEVIDEILEEATREEAYRVEDVCGDAAERLLERHDYTSKAEVSMEAEFMRREQTPASDRETQHTVDIIASATATEEGTREEIGAHVVGMTVCPCSQGMSTARAKQKLEDLEVPEETITEFLDAVPQPGHSQRGHATVTVEADGDPEVDLNEIIDIARESMSAKIYNLAKRPDEDHMTYEAHADAKFVEDCVRAMAEGVVSELDHLDDDAVITMIQSNDESIHQHNAHAERVVEMQTLREEVNGDLER, from the coding sequence ATGAGTCAACAGCTTCCCGACGTGCAGGCGACGGCCCCCGACGTCACCGTCGGCCTGAACCAGGTCGGCGTCACCGGCGTCGAGAAACTCGTGAAGATCGCGCGCACCGGCAAACGCCCGCTCGTGCTGACCGCGGAGTTCGAGGTCTTCGTCGACCTCCCCTCCTGGCGCAAGGGCGCGGACATGAGCCGCAACATGGAGGTCATCGACGAAATCCTCGAGGAGGCGACCCGGGAGGAAGCCTACCGCGTCGAGGACGTCTGTGGCGACGCCGCCGAGCGACTGCTCGAGCGCCACGACTACACGTCCAAAGCCGAGGTCTCGATGGAGGCGGAGTTCATGCGCCGCGAGCAGACGCCCGCGTCGGATCGGGAAACCCAACACACCGTCGACATCATCGCGTCGGCGACCGCGACAGAAGAGGGTACCCGCGAGGAGATCGGTGCCCACGTCGTCGGCATGACCGTCTGCCCGTGCTCGCAGGGCATGTCCACGGCGCGAGCGAAGCAGAAACTCGAGGACCTCGAGGTGCCCGAGGAGACGATCACGGAGTTCCTCGATGCGGTCCCGCAGCCGGGCCACTCCCAGCGTGGGCACGCGACGGTCACGGTCGAGGCTGACGGCGATCCGGAGGTCGACTTAAACGAGATCATCGACATCGCGCGCGAGTCTATGAGCGCGAAGATCTACAACCTCGCCAAGCGCCCCGACGAAGACCACATGACCTACGAGGCCCACGCTGACGCCAAGTTCGTCGAGGACTGCGTGCGGGCGATGGCCGAGGGCGTGGTTTCGGAACTAGACCACCTCGACGACGACGCCGTGATCACGATGATCCAGTCCAACGACGAGTCGATCCACCAGCACAATGCCCACGCCGAACGCGTCGTCGAGATGCAGACGCTTCGCGAGGAAGTCAACGGCGACCTCGAGCGCTAA
- a CDS encoding ABC transporter ATP-binding protein — MPPAIETQDLVKEYGELRALQGLSLTVEEGEFFGLLGPNGAGKTTFINTLVGLVRKSGGDVRVFGHDVEAEYQQARDAIGLAPQEFNVDRFFPIREVLMHKAGYHGIPKDEAERRADEVLKRVGIYDKRDERFDWLSGGMKRRLLLARALVTDPDLLILDEPTAGVDVQLRHDLWELVSELNEEGTTVLLTTHYIEEAERLCDRVAILNEGQKVTVATPDELKERGTDTISVALENPPSTPPSLGAYAHDAWLSGDALEVRVDDGGSTAPQLLNDLEAEGYDIVDLEITRTSLEEVFVDLTRHEDRSVTRSDERDGGGDEQPGTEREEDFLEQGGAV; from the coding sequence ATGCCACCGGCGATCGAGACGCAGGATCTCGTCAAGGAATACGGCGAGTTACGGGCCTTACAGGGCCTGTCTCTGACAGTCGAGGAGGGGGAGTTCTTCGGACTGCTCGGTCCGAACGGCGCGGGGAAGACGACGTTCATCAACACGCTCGTCGGCCTCGTTCGCAAGAGCGGCGGGGACGTCCGCGTCTTCGGCCACGACGTCGAAGCGGAGTACCAGCAGGCTCGAGACGCGATCGGGCTCGCGCCACAGGAGTTCAACGTGGACCGGTTTTTCCCGATTCGAGAAGTGCTGATGCACAAGGCCGGCTACCACGGGATTCCGAAGGACGAGGCCGAACGCCGGGCCGACGAGGTGCTCAAACGCGTCGGGATCTACGACAAGCGCGACGAGCGCTTCGACTGGCTCTCAGGCGGCATGAAACGCCGCCTCCTGCTCGCTCGCGCGCTCGTCACCGACCCGGATCTGTTGATCCTCGACGAGCCGACGGCGGGCGTCGACGTCCAGTTGCGCCACGACCTCTGGGAACTGGTCAGCGAACTCAACGAGGAGGGGACGACCGTGCTCCTGACGACTCACTACATCGAGGAGGCCGAACGCCTCTGCGATCGGGTCGCCATCCTCAACGAGGGCCAGAAGGTGACCGTCGCGACGCCGGACGAACTCAAAGAACGCGGAACGGACACAATTTCGGTGGCGCTCGAGAACCCGCCGTCGACCCCGCCGTCGCTGGGTGCCTACGCCCACGACGCGTGGCTCAGCGGCGACGCGCTCGAGGTTCGGGTCGACGACGGGGGATCGACCGCCCCGCAGTTGCTCAACGACCTCGAAGCCGAGGGGTACGACATCGTCGACCTCGAGATCACCCGGACCTCGCTCGAGGAGGTGTTCGTCGACCTGACGAGACACGAGGATCGATCCGTGACCCGTTCGGACGAGAGGGATGGTGGCGGCGACGAACAGCCGGGGACCGAGCGCGAGGAGGACTTCCTCGAGCAGGGGGGTGCCGTCTGA
- a CDS encoding winged helix-turn-helix transcriptional regulator, with protein sequence MSSDATLETKYGDCPVIKTLEEVGSQWRMTVIHVLREGELRFNELKRATDANSQTLSRVLEDLEEKEYVDRRVDEGSPVAVYYSLTPKGRELLSAFDEIYEWGQKWITDEN encoded by the coding sequence ATGTCATCGGACGCTACTCTCGAGACGAAGTACGGGGACTGTCCGGTAATCAAAACCCTCGAAGAGGTCGGTTCCCAGTGGCGGATGACCGTTATCCACGTCCTCCGCGAGGGCGAACTCCGCTTCAACGAACTCAAGCGCGCGACGGATGCGAACTCCCAGACACTGTCCCGCGTGCTCGAGGATCTGGAGGAGAAAGAATACGTCGACCGCCGAGTCGATGAGGGGAGTCCGGTCGCCGTTTACTATTCGCTGACGCCGAAGGGTCGAGAACTCCTCTCGGCGTTCGATGAAATCTACGAGTGGGGCCAGAAGTGGATTACCGACGAAAACTGA
- a CDS encoding ABC transporter permease, whose translation MSIANTQLRTLIQREVLRFVRRPYNTFLPPLITNVLYFSVFGVILGSRIGSVGDVTYIQFVLPGLVVLGAMSNAFENASFSIFHGRWNEYIHEVITSPLSHTQTVGGYVISSALRGIIIGGLIVAVGFLFTTVPFAHPLYLLSFGVVTTTLFAGLGIIGGLWAEDFDHLTVMNQFLLRPLVFFGGVFYSLDQLEGLAYTASLLNPMVYMVNGVRYGMIGVTEIDPNRSLLVLSGAAVVVLAIDLYLFKRGYGISD comes from the coding sequence ATGAGTATAGCGAACACGCAATTGCGGACGCTGATCCAGCGAGAAGTGCTCCGGTTCGTGCGGCGCCCGTACAACACCTTCCTCCCGCCGCTGATCACGAACGTGCTTTACTTTTCGGTCTTCGGGGTCATCCTCGGCAGCCGAATCGGATCGGTCGGCGACGTGACCTACATCCAGTTCGTGCTGCCCGGTCTGGTCGTGCTCGGAGCCATGTCGAACGCATTCGAGAACGCCTCGTTCAGCATTTTCCACGGCCGGTGGAACGAGTACATCCACGAGGTCATCACCTCGCCGCTTTCTCACACCCAGACGGTCGGCGGGTACGTCATCTCGAGTGCGCTTCGGGGCATCATCATTGGCGGGCTGATCGTCGCCGTCGGCTTCCTGTTCACGACGGTGCCGTTCGCACACCCGCTGTACCTGCTCAGCTTCGGCGTCGTGACGACCACCCTCTTCGCCGGCCTCGGGATCATCGGTGGGCTCTGGGCCGAGGACTTCGATCACCTGACGGTGATGAACCAGTTCCTCCTCCGCCCGCTGGTCTTTTTCGGCGGCGTGTTCTACTCGTTGGACCAACTCGAGGGGCTGGCCTACACCGCGTCACTGCTCAACCCGATGGTCTACATGGTAAACGGCGTCCGCTACGGCATGATCGGCGTGACGGAGATCGACCCGAACAGGTCGTTGCTCGTGCTCTCCGGGGCAGCCGTGGTCGTTCTCGCGATCGATCTGTACCTGTTCAAGCGCGGCTACGGGATCTCTGACTGA
- a CDS encoding polysaccharide deacetylase family protein, which yields MDTDSSRRRLLAAVGVGSASLAGCLDFLSDGGDGDGDGNGGGDGNGSGGDSAAWPASNSGELISDFGEDDDWIPRHGEIEPAPDEAVTGDQALVIQSDKATASTGLAIPEGVNLEDWDASMAVKVDSANDIRLEVLASGRENHLTSIRQIPEAYEGWLRVDFGYIMKNGEPDLSNVTQLNIVAKGPEGGPTRVVVDDLRRTEAAVDSGKAILAFYDGHPSHFDIAADMLEERGWAGAVPVDPARIGESGRMNVNQLQQLSERGWDVCSYPESGGPLPDQSAERQRERIEQSISVLESYEFSDGARHFFVPDDNMDATTHEIVRENHESGFLFGASPNSTSPTGPHMTSLIWGPDLHGGVRRAINLSDQYNQLTVLRIPAIVEDEADSNANNMLLENFEHLLNHLEHRGVDVVTPSDMVDGTMATDSESESGADDGGPILEAGNSHTFSGSGNAQTEEFELAGSGVECYFSHEGSGDFTVEGTAIEGDLAHELVVDTTGSGSGKSFTFADEGTYRLEVEADGEWSIELDQPEVTSSDLTSLPVEQSGTGSSFVGPFESEDDISLVVTHEGNGTFLVDGFDSSGSREQVVNKTGQFEGSRSYAVGDATWFNVEATGDWELVIE from the coding sequence ATGGATACCGACTCATCTCGGCGGCGACTGTTAGCTGCGGTCGGCGTCGGATCGGCCTCCCTCGCGGGTTGTCTCGACTTCCTTTCGGACGGCGGCGACGGTGACGGGGACGGAAACGGTGGCGGTGATGGCAACGGGTCGGGCGGCGACAGTGCGGCCTGGCCCGCGTCTAACTCGGGCGAGCTCATCTCCGACTTCGGCGAAGACGACGACTGGATCCCCCGACACGGCGAGATCGAACCCGCGCCCGACGAGGCGGTCACCGGCGATCAGGCGCTGGTCATCCAAAGCGACAAGGCGACCGCCAGCACGGGGCTCGCGATTCCCGAAGGAGTCAACCTCGAGGACTGGGACGCTTCGATGGCGGTCAAGGTGGATTCGGCCAATGACATCCGACTCGAGGTCCTCGCGAGCGGTCGCGAGAATCACCTGACGAGTATCAGACAGATCCCCGAGGCGTACGAGGGGTGGCTCCGCGTCGACTTCGGATACATCATGAAAAACGGCGAACCCGACCTCTCGAACGTCACGCAGCTCAACATCGTCGCGAAGGGACCCGAGGGCGGCCCGACCCGCGTCGTCGTCGACGACCTCCGACGAACGGAGGCCGCAGTCGACAGTGGCAAGGCGATTCTCGCCTTCTACGACGGACACCCTTCGCACTTCGATATCGCGGCGGACATGCTCGAGGAACGCGGCTGGGCCGGCGCGGTTCCGGTCGACCCCGCTCGGATCGGCGAGTCGGGGCGGATGAACGTCAACCAGCTTCAGCAGCTCAGTGAGCGGGGATGGGACGTGTGTTCGTACCCCGAAAGCGGCGGCCCCCTTCCGGACCAGTCGGCCGAGCGCCAACGCGAACGCATCGAACAGTCGATATCCGTACTGGAATCCTACGAGTTCTCCGACGGGGCGCGTCACTTCTTCGTGCCGGACGACAACATGGACGCGACGACCCACGAAATCGTCCGCGAGAACCACGAGTCTGGCTTTCTGTTCGGTGCCAGCCCCAACTCCACGTCGCCGACCGGCCCGCACATGACCTCGCTCATTTGGGGCCCCGACCTCCACGGCGGCGTGCGACGCGCGATCAACCTCTCGGACCAGTACAATCAGCTCACCGTCCTCAGAATCCCGGCCATCGTCGAGGACGAAGCCGACTCGAACGCGAACAACATGCTTCTCGAGAACTTCGAGCACCTCCTCAATCACCTCGAACACCGCGGCGTGGACGTGGTCACGCCCTCCGATATGGTCGACGGAACGATGGCCACCGACTCGGAGTCCGAGTCCGGGGCCGACGACGGCGGACCGATTCTCGAGGCCGGAAACTCACACACGTTCTCCGGGAGCGGAAACGCACAGACCGAGGAGTTCGAACTCGCCGGGAGCGGCGTGGAGTGTTACTTCTCCCACGAGGGAAGCGGCGACTTCACCGTCGAGGGGACGGCGATCGAGGGCGACCTCGCACACGAACTCGTCGTGGATACGACGGGCTCCGGCTCGGGCAAGTCGTTCACGTTCGCCGACGAGGGAACCTATCGACTCGAGGTCGAGGCCGACGGCGAGTGGTCGATCGAACTCGACCAACCCGAAGTCACGAGTTCGGATCTCACGTCGCTGCCGGTCGAGCAGTCCGGTACCGGATCGTCGTTCGTCGGGCCGTTCGAGAGCGAGGATGACATCAGTCTCGTGGTGACCCACGAGGGGAACGGAACCTTCCTCGTCGACGGCTTCGACTCGAGCGGGAGCAGAGAGCAGGTCGTCAACAAGACCGGCCAGTTCGAGGGTTCGAGATCCTACGCCGTCGGGGACGCGACGTGGTTCAACGTCGAAGCGACCGGCGACTGGGAACTCGTGATCGAGTGA
- a CDS encoding DUF2309 domain-containing protein: MTRKEPDDTRRIAESIDRAAESIGSVWPLHSFVTANPLSGFEDEPFHRAVAAAEDLFGGRGYPRPSVFRRAWESGRIDADTLRAELAAHGIDRDPETLLEELADAEAARDTADRDDATEAVDRVLSKWLAAFLDEGRATWQMPNREAGFYQAWLAVAPHDGDVPGPADADDLPETAIDALESALGEYPEERWADILEAHLAALPGWSGFIKQRTDDDTDPWQKQYPITLAQYLAVRLTLSDLLDAPIDIDADGTNGDADDADEVPLPEIWLTAWEKSYRERLLAGIDDSVTDPADTGNGDRPSAQLVFCIDTRSEVIRRHIEAQGPYETHGYAGFFGVPMRHRSYEAAADTDACPPIVEPEHRIVDRPVDTESAAARDRWTGLATAARKHFKTLKSNLVAAFTFVEGAGSAYGSAMTARTLSPSTIATLESAIGERIPSRHEIAALAIESDAYDDHDHADHDLPQGMTHEEKVEYAQTAFELMGWTEFARLVVFSGHASETTNNPFDSSLDCGACAGNPGGPNARVLAAICNDPDVKATLRERGFDLPEDTVFLAAEHNTTTDEITLFDDGVPESHREDLASLREDLARARAGAAAERTGEDEDGAVDEVERKAADWAEARPEWGLAGNASFIIGPRELTADRDLDGRAFLHSYDWSVDPDGDALEAIFTGPLVVTQWINNQYYFATVDNAVYGSGSKVTQNPVGNVGVVQGNGGDLLTGLPLQSLKRDDERPFHQPLRLTAVIHAPLERVTEILREHEDVRELLDNGWIGDLTVLDPERDNEPFRYAGDLEWVADAELDIEATAESELATPPAQPVDDD, from the coding sequence ATGACGCGTAAGGAACCCGACGACACCCGTCGCATCGCGGAGAGCATCGACCGCGCGGCCGAGTCCATCGGCTCTGTCTGGCCGCTGCACTCGTTCGTCACGGCCAACCCCCTCTCGGGGTTCGAGGACGAGCCGTTCCACCGGGCCGTCGCGGCGGCCGAGGACCTGTTCGGCGGCCGGGGCTACCCCCGTCCGTCGGTCTTCCGTCGCGCCTGGGAATCGGGTCGGATCGACGCCGACACGCTCCGGGCGGAACTCGCGGCCCACGGGATCGACCGCGATCCCGAGACGCTGCTCGAGGAGCTGGCCGACGCCGAAGCGGCCCGTGACACCGCCGATCGCGATGACGCGACCGAGGCCGTCGATCGGGTCCTCTCGAAGTGGCTCGCGGCCTTCCTCGACGAGGGCCGGGCCACGTGGCAGATGCCCAACCGCGAGGCCGGGTTCTATCAGGCGTGGCTCGCGGTGGCTCCCCACGACGGCGACGTGCCCGGGCCCGCCGACGCCGACGACCTCCCCGAGACGGCGATCGACGCCCTCGAGTCGGCGCTCGGCGAGTACCCCGAAGAGCGCTGGGCCGACATCCTCGAGGCCCACCTCGCGGCGCTGCCGGGCTGGAGCGGGTTCATCAAGCAGCGGACCGACGACGACACCGACCCGTGGCAGAAGCAGTACCCGATCACGCTGGCGCAGTACCTCGCGGTGCGGCTGACCCTCTCCGACTTGCTAGACGCACCGATCGACATCGACGCCGACGGAACTAACGGCGACGCCGACGACGCCGACGAGGTTCCGCTGCCCGAGATCTGGCTGACCGCCTGGGAGAAGAGCTACCGCGAGCGGCTCCTCGCGGGGATCGACGATTCCGTGACCGATCCCGCCGACACCGGGAACGGCGACCGGCCGTCCGCCCAGCTCGTGTTCTGTATCGACACCCGCTCGGAGGTGATCCGCCGCCACATCGAGGCGCAAGGTCCCTACGAGACCCACGGCTACGCGGGCTTTTTCGGCGTCCCGATGCGCCACCGCAGCTACGAGGCCGCGGCCGACACCGACGCCTGCCCGCCGATCGTCGAGCCCGAACACCGGATCGTCGACCGGCCCGTCGACACCGAGTCGGCCGCCGCCCGCGACCGTTGGACCGGACTCGCCACGGCCGCGCGTAAACACTTCAAAACTCTCAAATCGAACCTCGTCGCCGCCTTTACCTTCGTCGAGGGGGCCGGCAGCGCGTACGGTTCGGCGATGACCGCGCGGACGCTGTCGCCGTCGACGATCGCTACGCTCGAGTCCGCTATCGGGGAGCGCATTCCGAGCCGCCACGAGATCGCCGCGCTCGCCATCGAATCCGACGCGTACGACGATCACGATCACGCCGACCACGACCTCCCACAGGGGATGACCCACGAAGAGAAAGTCGAGTACGCGCAGACCGCCTTCGAACTCATGGGCTGGACCGAGTTCGCCCGGCTGGTCGTCTTCTCGGGCCACGCCAGCGAGACGACCAACAACCCCTTCGACTCGAGTCTCGACTGCGGGGCCTGCGCCGGCAACCCCGGCGGTCCGAACGCCCGCGTCCTCGCGGCGATCTGTAACGATCCCGATGTCAAAGCGACCCTCCGCGAGCGCGGGTTCGACCTCCCCGAGGACACCGTCTTCCTCGCGGCCGAACACAACACGACGACCGACGAGATAACGCTGTTCGACGACGGTGTGCCGGAGAGCCACCGCGAGGACCTCGCCTCCCTGCGCGAGGACCTCGCCCGCGCCCGGGCCGGCGCGGCGGCCGAGCGCACCGGCGAGGACGAAGACGGGGCCGTCGACGAGGTCGAGCGCAAGGCGGCCGACTGGGCGGAGGCCCGTCCCGAGTGGGGGTTGGCCGGCAACGCCTCGTTCATCATCGGGCCACGCGAACTGACCGCCGACCGCGATCTCGACGGGCGCGCATTCCTCCACTCTTACGACTGGTCGGTCGATCCGGACGGCGACGCCCTCGAGGCGATCTTCACGGGTCCGCTCGTCGTCACGCAGTGGATCAACAACCAGTACTACTTCGCGACGGTCGACAACGCCGTCTACGGCAGCGGTTCGAAGGTCACCCAGAACCCGGTCGGCAACGTCGGCGTCGTCCAGGGCAACGGCGGCGACCTGCTGACCGGGCTCCCGCTGCAGTCGCTCAAGCGCGACGACGAGCGCCCGTTCCACCAGCCGCTGCGCCTGACCGCGGTGATCCACGCGCCCCTCGAGCGCGTGACCGAGATCCTCCGCGAGCACGAGGACGTCAGGGAACTGCTCGACAACGGCTGGATCGGCGATCTGACCGTCCTCGATCCCGAGCGGGACAACGAGCCGTTCCGCTACGCGGGCGACCTCGAGTGGGTGGCCGACGCCGAACTCGACATCGAGGCGACGGCGGAGTCCGAGCTCGCGACGCCGCCCGCACAGCCGGTTGACGACGACTGA
- a CDS encoding carbonic anhydrase has protein sequence MGDSTDKLLDELLAGNRRHVESLPDGYFADVQTGQHPTVVAVCCSDSRVSHEGMWGIDRPGAVFTPSNIGNQVWDEDDGTRIIDGGVLYPIHHTGTDAVAVVGHTGCGAITAAYHVATGAEPPGPRGVDKWVDMLVPVVEEALESDRIDRDAVTNTVINQLVEYNVSYQARSLCAAADVPDRVTVYGFVYDFQGVYGDRPGRTYLVTVDGETEREALVDLVPDGYEATIRSLLD, from the coding sequence ATGGGCGATTCCACTGACAAACTTCTGGACGAACTCCTCGCCGGGAACCGCCGCCACGTTGAGTCCCTGCCCGACGGGTACTTCGCGGACGTCCAGACGGGCCAGCACCCAACCGTCGTCGCGGTCTGCTGTTCGGACTCGCGGGTCTCTCACGAGGGGATGTGGGGAATCGATCGGCCGGGCGCGGTCTTTACCCCCAGTAACATCGGCAATCAGGTCTGGGACGAAGACGACGGCACTCGGATCATCGACGGCGGCGTCCTCTATCCGATCCATCATACCGGCACCGACGCCGTGGCCGTCGTTGGCCATACCGGCTGTGGGGCCATCACCGCAGCCTACCACGTCGCGACCGGCGCGGAGCCGCCCGGGCCGCGCGGCGTCGACAAGTGGGTCGATATGCTCGTCCCCGTGGTCGAGGAGGCCCTCGAGAGTGATCGCATCGACCGCGATGCTGTCACCAACACCGTCATCAACCAGCTCGTCGAGTACAACGTCAGCTATCAGGCCCGCTCGCTGTGTGCCGCCGCCGACGTTCCGGACCGGGTCACTGTCTACGGCTTCGTCTACGACTTTCAGGGTGTCTACGGCGACCGCCCCGGCCGTACGTATCTCGTCACCGTCGACGGGGAAACCGAGCGCGAGGCACTCGTCGATCTGGTGCCGGACGGCTACGAAGCGACGATTCGGAGTCTGCTCGACTAG
- a CDS encoding NAD(P)-dependent oxidoreductase: MNVLLLGASGRIGQRTAAELLDRGHKVTGVSRSGTVEGIDDADFVAVAGDATDATDVAKLATGHDAVVSTLGPSGDEPPEILTDMIAAVIDGLRRAGVDRLVWTGGAGGLEVGPDTHLIETEDFPEEWVPVASAAIDAYDTLSEADDLRWTYVAPAALIEPGERTGEYRTADRELVTDDEGDSYISMEDFAVALADELEEANAVHTYLGTGN, from the coding sequence ATGAACGTACTCCTACTCGGTGCAAGCGGGCGAATCGGACAGCGAACGGCTGCTGAACTCCTCGACCGCGGCCACAAGGTCACCGGCGTCTCCCGGAGCGGGACGGTCGAAGGAATTGACGACGCCGACTTCGTCGCCGTTGCTGGGGACGCGACCGACGCTACTGACGTCGCGAAGCTCGCGACGGGGCACGACGCCGTGGTATCGACGCTCGGCCCGAGCGGCGACGAGCCGCCCGAGATCCTCACCGACATGATAGCGGCCGTGATCGACGGACTGCGCCGCGCAGGTGTCGACCGCCTCGTCTGGACTGGCGGCGCTGGCGGGCTCGAGGTCGGTCCCGACACCCACCTCATCGAGACGGAGGACTTCCCCGAAGAGTGGGTGCCGGTCGCCAGCGCGGCCATCGACGCGTACGATACCCTCAGCGAGGCCGACGATCTACGATGGACGTACGTCGCGCCCGCTGCGCTAATCGAACCCGGCGAGCGAACCGGCGAGTACCGGACCGCCGACCGCGAACTCGTGACCGACGACGAGGGAGACAGCTACATTTCGATGGAGGACTTCGCCGTCGCCCTCGCGGACGAACTCGAGGAGGCAAACGCCGTTCACACTTATCTCGGAACCGGAAACTGA